A genomic stretch from Myxococcales bacterium includes:
- a CDS encoding DUF2461 domain-containing protein has protein sequence MEKAQPFNGFPKPAVIFFRELARHNEKKWFEAHKSEYEEQVLAPARDFILALGEKLRTIAPGLVADPRVNRSLFRIYRDARFSKDKSPYKTHLGIWMWEGPRPRMENSGFYFQLEPPEIYVGTGMYRFPDDLLPAFREDAVHPVHGLALADAVKAVQKAGFEVGGLKYKRVPRGLDAEHPNAELLKHDGLYAGAGLKLPPELHTAKFVDTCFKIYRRLLPLHQWLTAFVERNL, from the coding sequence ATGGAAAAAGCGCAACCATTCAACGGATTTCCCAAGCCGGCGGTGATCTTTTTCCGGGAATTGGCCCGGCACAACGAGAAAAAGTGGTTCGAGGCCCACAAAAGCGAGTACGAGGAGCAGGTGCTGGCGCCGGCGCGGGATTTCATCCTGGCGCTGGGCGAAAAGCTGCGGACGATCGCGCCGGGCCTCGTGGCCGATCCGCGCGTCAACCGGTCGCTGTTCCGCATCTACCGCGACGCGCGGTTTTCGAAGGACAAGTCGCCCTACAAAACCCATCTGGGCATCTGGATGTGGGAAGGCCCGCGGCCGCGGATGGAAAATTCCGGCTTTTATTTTCAACTCGAACCGCCCGAGATCTACGTCGGGACGGGCATGTACCGTTTTCCGGACGACCTGCTGCCCGCCTTTCGGGAGGACGCGGTGCATCCGGTGCACGGGCTGGCACTGGCCGACGCCGTCAAAGCCGTGCAAAAGGCCGGTTTCGAGGTCGGCGGCCTGAAATACAAGCGCGTGCCGCGCGGGCTGGACGCCGAGCATCCGAACGCCGAACTGCTCAAACACGACGGCCTCTACGCGGGCGCCGGCCTGAAACTGCCGCCCGAATTGCACACCGCGAAATTCGTCGACACCTGCTTCAAAATCTATCGCCGCCTCTTGCCGCTGCACCAATGGCTGACGGCGTTCGTCGAGCGGAATTTGTAA